In one Mustela lutreola isolate mMusLut2 chromosome 8, mMusLut2.pri, whole genome shotgun sequence genomic region, the following are encoded:
- the LOC131838058 gene encoding calmodulin-like protein 3: MADQLSEEQVAEFKEAFCLFDKDGDGVITTQELGTVMRSLGQNPTEAELRDMVSEIDRDGNGTVDFPEFLGMMARQLKGRDSEDQIREAFRVFDKDGNGLVSAAELRHVMTRLGEKLSDEEVDEMIRAADVDGDGQVNYEEFVHMLVSK; the protein is encoded by the coding sequence ATGGCCGACCAGCTGAGCGAGGAACAGGTGGCCGAGTTCAAGGAGGCCTTCTGCCTGTTTGACAAGGACGGGGACGGCGTCATCACCACCCAGGAGCTGGGCACCGTCATGCGCTCCCTGGGCCAGAACCCCACGGAGGCCGAGCTGCGCGACATGGTCAGCGAGATCGACCGCGACGGCAACGGCACCGTGGACTTCCCCGAGTTCCTGGGCATGATGGCCAGGCAGCTGAAGGGCAGGGACAGCGAGGACCAGATCCGCGAGGCCTTCCGCGTCTTCGACAAGGACGGCAACGGGCTGGTGAGCGCCGCGGAGCTGCGGCACGTGATGACCAGGCTGGGGGAGAAGCTGAGCGACGAGGAGGTGGACGAGATGATCCGGGCTGCGGACGTGGACGGGGATGGGCAGGTGAACTACGAGGAGTTCGTCCACATGCTGGTCTCCAAGTGA